From the genome of Gemmatimonas phototrophica, one region includes:
- a CDS encoding nucleoside triphosphate pyrophosphohydrolase family protein, with translation MNFDEYQELAARTLGRDRTHEQQLANAALGLTGEAGETAEVIKKHLFHATPLDKDALVKELGDCLWYIGAFATVLDLSLEDIAQRNIEKLRKRYPEGFDPERSRNRSE, from the coding sequence ATGAACTTCGACGAATATCAGGAACTGGCGGCGCGCACGTTGGGGCGCGACCGCACGCACGAGCAGCAGTTGGCCAATGCGGCCCTGGGGCTCACCGGAGAGGCCGGCGAAACGGCCGAAGTCATCAAGAAGCATCTCTTTCACGCGACGCCGCTGGATAAGGACGCGCTAGTGAAGGAGCTGGGCGATTGTCTGTGGTACATCGGGGCGTTTGCCACCGTGCTCGATCTGTCGCTCGAAGACATTGCACAGCGCAACATTGAGAAGTTGCGGAAGCGCTATCCCGAGGGCTTCGATCCGGAGCGGAGCCGCAACCGCAGCGAGTAG
- a CDS encoding HDOD domain-containing protein yields MTSATDRVVRATIDRVASIATLPSVAMRIMQIADDPSANEDTLHDALLTDPALAARVLKVVNSAFYRRQREVGSPRAAIRLLGVDSIRNIALAASLHRLFRGRRSIPGFDPGDVWNHCVAVGTAARTLAVRTGAASPEEAMLAGLLHDVGVIVAMQAWLPEFTVLVQRAGQPDGPTFRDLERSEIGATHEDFGGALCDAWHFPTPFVLACQHHHDFRTLAWHEQRLPALIHVADVLAARIGVGYTATVEVITPLPEALDVLQLTPLAIEDVEAEVAEGIPQAVSLLAA; encoded by the coding sequence ATGACGTCCGCCACGGATCGTGTGGTGCGCGCCACCATTGATCGGGTGGCGTCGATTGCCACTCTGCCCAGTGTTGCCATGCGGATCATGCAAATTGCCGATGATCCTTCGGCTAACGAAGACACCCTGCACGACGCTTTGCTCACGGACCCGGCGCTGGCGGCGCGTGTGCTGAAGGTCGTGAACTCCGCGTTCTACCGCCGTCAGCGTGAGGTCGGGAGCCCGCGTGCCGCGATTCGCCTGCTGGGAGTCGATTCCATTCGGAATATTGCTCTCGCGGCCAGCCTGCATCGACTCTTTCGCGGCCGACGGTCCATTCCCGGTTTCGATCCGGGCGACGTGTGGAACCACTGTGTGGCGGTAGGCACGGCCGCACGGACCCTCGCTGTCCGTACCGGCGCGGCGTCGCCGGAGGAAGCCATGCTGGCCGGGTTGCTGCATGACGTTGGGGTGATTGTGGCCATGCAGGCGTGGCTCCCCGAGTTCACGGTCTTGGTGCAGCGGGCAGGGCAGCCGGACGGCCCTACGTTCCGCGACTTGGAGCGGAGCGAGATTGGCGCCACCCACGAAGATTTCGGGGGGGCGCTTTGCGATGCCTGGCATTTCCCCACCCCCTTTGTGCTCGCCTGTCAGCACCATCATGATTTCCGCACGCTGGCCTGGCATGAGCAGCGGCTGCCGGCGTTGATTCATGTGGCCGACGTGCTGGCTGCGCGCATTGGGGTGGGGTACACCGCCACTGTGGAAGTCATCACCCCCCTGCCGGAGGCGCTGGACGTGCTTCAACTCACCCCACTGGCCATCGAGGACGTGGAAGCGGAAGTGGCGGAGGGCATTCCCCAGGCCGTCTCTCTCCTGGCGGCGTAG
- a CDS encoding putative bifunctional diguanylate cyclase/phosphodiesterase — MSTEISTERRRSDWDGETRNPARVLLIDDDQDIHNLVSAMLRPLGVQLESAFDGTSGVTQAMNHPPELILLDQELPDATGVELLKRLQGEPLLANVPVIIVTGTERRDVLTACFAGGASDYIRKPFFGAELRARVQSVIDRQRMLAELGRAAHVDSLTGLPNRSLLHLRLQHSIDRARENPAYGFAVMFIDFDRFKLINDSLGHEVGDQLLVEIARRLRHNLRAQDCITRDSGGTTVARLGGDEFVVILDDVPTVDMATAIAERLLPMLEQPYALQAHTVRTSASVGIVHSSSEYVDSDNMLRDADIAMYEAKARGKNCYVIFTPFMREAIHNRVRLENALRDGIGTDQFFLVYQPIISLDDRRVHSVEVLVRWRHPDLGLISPGAFIPIAEETRLILPLSDQVLRQACLQFVQWQREMPTLAPDYISVNLSRVQLADPTVAARTMAILEETGMSPQCLQLEVTESQLMQHRAMALDLLTTFKREGIRLAMDDFGTGYSSLSCLQEYPFDVLKVDRALTENVSRGRGYSALLHAVMTLADNLGLEVVAEGIEHMEQLVLLQALGCPYGQGYLLARPLEARVFEEWMGSPSAISMEAA; from the coding sequence ATGAGCACCGAGATCAGCACGGAGCGCCGCCGCTCGGATTGGGACGGCGAGACACGCAATCCGGCCCGTGTCTTGTTGATTGATGACGATCAGGACATTCACAATCTGGTGAGTGCCATGCTGCGGCCGTTGGGGGTGCAGTTGGAGAGCGCCTTTGATGGTACAAGTGGCGTGACGCAAGCCATGAATCATCCTCCGGAACTGATCCTGCTGGATCAGGAGCTCCCCGATGCGACCGGAGTAGAGCTCCTCAAACGCCTGCAAGGTGAGCCGTTGCTCGCCAATGTGCCGGTCATCATTGTTACGGGCACGGAACGGCGGGATGTCCTGACGGCCTGCTTTGCCGGCGGTGCCTCCGACTATATCCGGAAGCCATTCTTCGGTGCCGAACTGCGCGCGCGCGTCCAGTCGGTCATCGATCGTCAGCGGATGCTGGCGGAACTTGGGCGTGCGGCGCATGTGGATTCACTGACCGGACTCCCCAATCGCTCGTTGCTGCATTTGCGTCTGCAACACAGCATTGATCGTGCGCGCGAAAATCCGGCGTACGGATTTGCCGTGATGTTCATCGATTTTGATCGTTTCAAGCTCATCAACGACAGCCTTGGGCACGAAGTAGGCGATCAATTGCTCGTCGAGATTGCCCGACGGTTGCGTCACAACCTGCGCGCGCAGGACTGCATAACCCGCGATTCGGGTGGGACAACCGTGGCGCGTTTGGGGGGGGACGAGTTTGTCGTGATCCTGGACGATGTGCCCACCGTGGACATGGCGACCGCCATTGCCGAACGACTGCTCCCGATGCTCGAACAGCCGTATGCGCTGCAGGCGCATACGGTGCGCACCAGTGCCAGTGTCGGAATCGTCCACAGCAGCAGTGAGTATGTTGACTCCGACAACATGCTGCGCGACGCGGATATTGCCATGTACGAAGCCAAGGCGCGTGGCAAGAATTGCTACGTGATCTTCACGCCGTTCATGCGCGAGGCGATTCACAATCGCGTGCGGCTGGAGAATGCCTTGCGCGATGGGATTGGTACAGACCAGTTCTTCCTCGTCTACCAGCCCATCATTTCCCTGGACGATCGCCGGGTGCACAGTGTGGAAGTCCTGGTGCGGTGGCGACATCCCGACTTGGGGCTGATCTCCCCCGGCGCGTTCATCCCCATTGCCGAAGAGACACGGCTCATTCTCCCGTTGTCGGATCAAGTGCTCCGGCAGGCCTGCCTGCAGTTTGTGCAGTGGCAACGGGAGATGCCGACCCTGGCCCCCGACTACATCAGCGTGAACCTTTCGCGTGTCCAGTTGGCCGACCCCACCGTAGCCGCGCGCACGATGGCCATCCTTGAAGAGACGGGGATGTCTCCGCAGTGCCTGCAACTCGAAGTGACCGAGTCGCAACTCATGCAGCATCGGGCCATGGCCCTGGATCTGTTGACCACCTTCAAGCGTGAAGGCATTCGATTGGCGATGGACGACTTCGGGACCGGCTACTCGTCGCTGTCCTGTCTGCAGGAATATCCCTTTGATGTGCTGAAAGTGGATCGCGCACTGACGGAAAATGTAAGTCGCGGTCGCGGCTATTCCGCCTTGCTGCATGCCGTCATGACCCTCGCCGACAACCTTGGGCTCGAGGTCGTGGCGGAAGGCATCGAACATATGGAGCAGCTGGTGCTCCTGCAGGCGCTGGGATGCCCGTATGGACAGGGGTATCTGCTCGCCCGTCCGCTTGAGGCTCGGGTGTTTGAGGAATGGATGGGCAGCCCCTCCGCCATCTCCATGGAGGCGGCATGA
- a CDS encoding ATP-binding protein — MSPSHTAEQAVHRRVRAWWVDALFLGVATLLAELALHESVVLTPAPIPDNIRGLVDAVGLVFIVSPLFAWTLYRRSVDAKYARVHTRQLKAPGSPHHRVRVAVLGSLSVFAIIVAVALWGNVAASRTLAHQGEIIDVLSRLRLHGERIGRFSGSQGNNAIDDALMVDEIQRLAVDVASLEKIVLSEAYTKSPRVAAMDSAITRMMVAERSLQATVTAHASDTDTDSETEKARRALEIFQRADEFQSLASMAVGAAQRMQNADIQQAERAAWSGGFLAFAVLIGIALLVVEPVVRLLRRQHVTVTSKSLEFERLAMVAQRTSNAVVLTDAKRRITWANEGFTRLTGWELQEVVGQSPGSVLQAPDTDPEAIARMRRAMDAGESVRVTLLNRTKQGKPYWLDLSIEPLRVGDELTGFVAVESDVTEQVQASEALQREREALAKTMAQLQEAQAVARVGNWEFDFQHGQVTWSSETYSLFGLDMDRGQPDMAAVLDGYHPDDAARLTAAVERAATTGEAYSLVLRTSGRNPMVRWVRGEGRARRGPDKNILGLFGTVMDVTEAIEREDALRQAQAKAEAASRSKSEFLANMSHEIRTPLTAILGYTDLLRDEAAVGGAAPEQLQAMDTIRRAGEHLLTVINDILDISKIEAGKMEIEQVNTALPSVLLDVESLMRSRAQAKGISLENRIATPIPDRIVTDPTRLRQILMNLVGNAAKFTERGRILVETSVEQQRTNDMLVIAVDDTGPGMTEEQASQLFQPFTQADSSVTRKHGGTGLGLTICRRLAELMGGNVELVTTAPGRGSRFELRLPLTTAANARSISHLEYAVASTPAAAPTPRALSGRRILLAEDGEDNQRLITVLLQAAGADVTVVANGRQALEAIEWAEAAGARFDLLLSDMQMPEVDGYTLAAVLRANDNPIPIIALTAHAMAEDRQKCLDAGCDDYATKPIDRQALIATCARWVTPPDLFQAMGIAEPVSMPESFVEDIPELLVSELADDPDLAALATGFAEVLPDRVQSIASLVQHGDAEGAARLTHQLKGAAGGYGYPIISELARQLETSLSNQMHETPRLLARLSVYAAAARRAVLSSVRAQP; from the coding sequence ATGTCGCCCAGCCACACTGCCGAACAAGCCGTGCACCGCCGCGTACGCGCGTGGTGGGTGGACGCCCTGTTCCTGGGGGTGGCGACATTGCTGGCCGAACTCGCCCTGCACGAATCGGTCGTCCTTACGCCAGCTCCCATCCCCGACAACATCCGGGGACTGGTCGATGCGGTCGGGCTGGTTTTCATTGTCAGTCCGCTTTTCGCCTGGACGCTCTATCGGCGCAGTGTTGATGCCAAATACGCCCGGGTGCACACGCGACAGCTGAAGGCACCAGGCAGTCCGCACCATCGCGTCCGGGTCGCGGTTCTCGGGTCCCTGAGCGTCTTCGCCATCATCGTGGCCGTTGCCTTGTGGGGCAACGTGGCCGCCTCGCGGACGCTCGCCCATCAGGGTGAGATCATTGATGTCCTGTCTCGCCTGCGGCTACACGGCGAACGCATTGGACGATTTTCCGGCTCGCAAGGCAACAACGCCATCGACGACGCCCTGATGGTCGATGAAATTCAGCGACTCGCGGTGGATGTGGCGTCGCTGGAAAAGATTGTTTTGAGCGAAGCGTATACCAAGTCGCCGCGGGTTGCTGCGATGGACTCGGCCATTACCCGCATGATGGTCGCCGAACGGTCACTGCAGGCCACGGTGACGGCTCACGCGTCCGACACCGACACCGACTCCGAAACGGAAAAAGCGCGTCGCGCCCTCGAAATCTTTCAGCGGGCTGACGAATTCCAGTCCCTCGCGAGCATGGCCGTTGGCGCCGCCCAACGCATGCAGAATGCGGATATTCAACAGGCGGAACGCGCCGCCTGGAGCGGGGGGTTCCTGGCCTTCGCCGTTCTGATTGGTATTGCGCTGCTCGTCGTCGAGCCGGTGGTCCGACTCCTCCGCCGCCAGCATGTCACCGTGACCAGCAAGAGTCTGGAGTTCGAGCGTCTGGCCATGGTGGCTCAGCGCACCAGTAATGCGGTGGTGCTGACCGATGCGAAGCGACGCATCACCTGGGCCAATGAAGGATTCACGCGGCTCACGGGCTGGGAGCTCCAGGAAGTCGTGGGGCAATCGCCGGGCTCCGTGCTGCAAGCGCCCGACACCGACCCGGAGGCCATTGCGCGCATGCGGCGCGCAATGGATGCCGGTGAGTCGGTGCGCGTCACCTTGCTGAACCGGACGAAGCAGGGGAAACCCTATTGGCTCGATCTCAGTATCGAACCGCTGCGCGTTGGCGACGAGCTCACCGGATTCGTGGCGGTGGAGTCGGATGTCACGGAGCAGGTGCAAGCCAGTGAAGCGCTGCAGCGCGAGCGCGAGGCGTTGGCCAAAACCATGGCCCAGCTTCAGGAAGCGCAAGCCGTGGCCCGCGTGGGCAACTGGGAGTTTGACTTCCAGCACGGTCAAGTGACTTGGTCCTCCGAAACGTACAGCCTCTTTGGGCTGGATATGGATCGCGGCCAGCCCGACATGGCCGCTGTTCTCGACGGTTATCACCCGGATGATGCGGCGCGCCTCACCGCTGCGGTGGAGCGTGCGGCGACCACCGGGGAGGCGTATTCACTGGTGCTGCGCACTTCAGGGCGCAATCCGATGGTTCGGTGGGTGCGCGGCGAAGGACGTGCCCGGCGCGGTCCCGACAAGAACATCCTCGGCTTGTTCGGCACCGTCATGGACGTCACCGAAGCCATTGAGCGCGAGGACGCTCTTCGACAAGCCCAGGCCAAAGCCGAGGCGGCCAGCCGAAGCAAGAGCGAATTCCTTGCCAACATGAGCCATGAGATCCGGACGCCGCTCACCGCCATCCTCGGCTATACCGACCTGCTGCGTGATGAAGCCGCAGTCGGCGGCGCGGCGCCGGAGCAATTGCAGGCCATGGATACCATTCGCCGCGCCGGCGAACATCTGCTCACGGTCATCAATGACATTCTCGATATCTCCAAGATCGAGGCGGGCAAGATGGAGATTGAGCAGGTCAACACCGCGTTGCCCTCGGTGCTGCTGGATGTGGAGAGCCTCATGCGGTCGCGTGCGCAGGCCAAGGGGATCTCGCTTGAAAATCGGATTGCCACGCCCATTCCCGACCGTATCGTCACCGATCCCACCCGCTTGCGGCAGATCCTCATGAACCTTGTGGGCAACGCCGCGAAGTTCACCGAACGTGGCCGCATTCTGGTGGAAACGAGCGTTGAACAGCAGCGCACGAACGACATGCTGGTCATTGCCGTCGACGACACCGGGCCAGGGATGACCGAAGAGCAGGCGTCACAGTTGTTCCAGCCGTTCACGCAGGCAGACAGCTCCGTCACGCGCAAGCATGGTGGCACTGGGCTTGGGCTCACCATCTGTCGCCGCCTCGCCGAGCTGATGGGCGGCAATGTGGAGCTGGTAACAACAGCGCCTGGGCGGGGATCACGTTTTGAACTGCGTCTGCCGCTCACCACCGCCGCGAATGCCCGGTCGATCAGTCATCTGGAGTATGCGGTTGCCAGCACGCCGGCGGCGGCGCCCACCCCTCGGGCGCTCTCCGGTCGGCGCATCCTCCTGGCGGAAGATGGTGAGGATAACCAGCGTCTGATTACCGTGTTGCTGCAAGCGGCGGGGGCTGATGTCACGGTGGTGGCGAACGGTCGACAGGCGCTCGAAGCCATTGAATGGGCCGAGGCCGCCGGGGCCCGCTTTGACCTGCTGCTCTCCGATATGCAGATGCCGGAAGTGGATGGGTATACGCTGGCGGCGGTGTTGCGCGCCAACGACAATCCCATCCCGATCATCGCACTCACGGCGCATGCAATGGCCGAGGACCGCCAGAAATGTTTGGACGCGGGTTGTGATGACTACGCCACCAAGCCGATCGATCGTCAGGCGCTGATTGCCACGTGCGCCCGGTGGGTCACTCCCCCGGATCTGTTTCAGGCCATGGGGATCGCGGAGCCCGTCAGCATGCCGGAATCCTTTGTCGAAGACATTCCGGAATTGCTGGTCAGCGAACTGGCAGACGATCCGGATCTCGCCGCCCTGGCCACCGGCTTTGCCGAAGTGCTTCCCGACCGTGTGCAGTCGATCGCGTCCCTGGTGCAACATGGAGACGCCGAGGGCGCGGCGCGGTTGACGCATCAGCTCAAGGGGGCCGCCGGCGGTTACGGATATCCGATCATCAGTGAGCTGGCGCGGCAGCTGGAGACCAGCCTGTCAAATCAGATGCATGAAACCCCGCGGCTGCTGGCTCGCCTCTCCGTGTATGCTGCTGCGGCGCGTCGGGCGGTGCTGTCCAGTGTAAGAGCACAGCCATGA